CCGCCTTATTAGCCACGTACAGGTAAATGCCCTTCGAATTACCGTGCTTGAGGGTTGCTTGCTTGGTGGCGTACCAGGTGGTGTTGGGGTAGGTCTTCAGATTAGCCACCTTACGTGAATGGCTCTGATTGTACAATGCCCCGCTCGTGTTTTTCTTGTGGTAGGCTGTTTTAGCGATACTCTTGGACGACACCGTCGTATGCGTAGCCGCGTGAGCCGACTGAGGGTGGGTTAACCCAACTCCCATGGTCATGGTGACCACAAAGGCCAACGTCCCTAACTTTAACTTACCAATTGTCATGTCATAAGTCCCTTCTGATTCAAATAAGTTGTTTCTAATTTAGCATGGCTAGCTAGTTAAAAACACCGGTCAGCGGGCTTTGTAATCCGGCTGTTGTGTCTGTCATCTCCCTGTAATCCACCACTTGGCGGTCCTAAGATGGTCGCGCTCACAGCTCGATTCCCGCTTTTAAGGCATCAGGTTACCGTTCACCCGTTCTGCCCTACTAGCCTAACTAGTCCAGGGGCTCACTGGCTGGTGCAATAAAATTTAATCTTTTACTCAGTTGAATCCACGAGCTGTCTCGTGATTGGTCCGGACCATTTGGCGGTCACACTGTTGTTTGCCCGGACCATTCCCGGACTCAACAGCTAAAGCCTTAGATACGATTGTCACCCGTTAGCGGTTGCATTTTATCAACAGAATGGTTACGCTAAGAGTAATTTAAATCCGACTGGGGTGCCCGTATGGCTGAGATTAAACCCATTGAACCTGCTCTGGATAATTCCAGCGAAGGGACGGTGACTTATCAAGCAATTGGCCCCCACTATCAATTTAGTGGGGCCTTTTTACATTCGGGAACTCCTGCGGCAAATTTGAGGAGGAGACAGATTTATGGCACGTTGGCACGTTAAAGAGATTATTCTAGTCACAATTTTAGCAATTTTTATGGGGGTGATTTTCTGGGTCACCGGTCCACTCTACACCCTCTTGGGCGCCGCCTTAGCTCCCTTAGGACTCCAACCCATGGCTAACGACCTACTCTTAGGGCTCTGGTGCATGGCCGGTCCCTTAGCCGGCTTCATCATTCGCATCCCCGGTGCCGCAACCTTAGGCGAGTTTCTGGGCTCCGTCGTCGAAATGTTTCTGGGCAACATGTGGGGCGCAACAACCCTAATCTCCGGAATTGTTCAGGGAATTGGTTCCGAATTAGGGTTTGCCTTCACGGGTTACAAACACTACAATTGGCTGACGTTAGTGCTTAGTGCCCTGACCACCACGCTGGTGACCTTTGGGTGGGACTTTTTCCGCAATGGCTACAACAAGTATCAACTCGGCTTTATGCTCCTCCTACTCATGACACGGTTTATTTCCGTCTTTATCTTCGGGGGTGTGTTAACCAAGCTCATCACTAATCTGTTGAACCGAGCTCACATTCTAGCACCACGCGCAAAAGCTTAACTATTGGAGGAACCTATTTGGCGACCATTACCATTCAAAACTTAACGTACGCCCCGACGCACCAATCTCCGGTCTTACGGGATCTCACGGCCACCTTTACGGGCGGTCGTTTTTCCCTTCTAACCG
Above is a window of Levilactobacillus zymae DNA encoding:
- a CDS encoding ECF transporter S component; this encodes MARWHVKEIILVTILAIFMGVIFWVTGPLYTLLGAALAPLGLQPMANDLLLGLWCMAGPLAGFIIRIPGAATLGEFLGSVVEMFLGNMWGATTLISGIVQGIGSELGFAFTGYKHYNWLTLVLSALTTTLVTFGWDFFRNGYNKYQLGFMLLLLMTRFISVFIFGGVLTKLITNLLNRAHILAPRAKA